The Plodia interpunctella isolate USDA-ARS_2022_Savannah chromosome 9, ilPloInte3.2, whole genome shotgun sequence genome includes the window aattagtaggtactccgtacaacaagtaggtaggtacctaggtacttattaaatccatgccCATGCCTTAATGCGTCCAGGCCAAACAAGATGGCGGCTAGATTAATGTTGGCAACAAGGAAACACTAgtagacttttttttaatttcggaATAACAATGCACTCTAGGTGCCCCAAGCACAAGACGGGTGATCGATCTTTTCTCTCATACCTACTGGGATCCTTTAATCATCAAATTATTGGTACACGCGATCACGGAcgtacataaaaaaagatgATATAGATTGACATTGACAACACTTAAAGGACTAAGTTCGAAGGCTAATTAAATTGTCTTGTCTAGGGTTAAATATTACCACCCTTACCTACATACTATtgataatttctatttatttatttaaatttatattaaacttacaCCTATCTTGCCTAATGTTGGTTTCCcgaaaattaagtaaatattataaattctggCAATActgtaacaatattataacaagcgaaaatattctttaaaccTTTACAGTAGTGTCTTTTTTTAACTGCGCGGAAGTAATAAAGAGAGAGttgtatacttatatttcataacaccTAAAAGTGAAATCGAATACTGAGACCAAATTGGCAAATGACTAACGTGTGAATTCGGATTTGCTTTTCTAATTTTGAAAGATCAGAAAGTTAtcgatctttaaaattattctacttCTTTTACATGTTTTAGTTTCCTATTCTAATTATTAAGTAACTTAcccaaaaattaaacttaaattttaaaagtgaaaaaataataataaaataattaggtaggtTTATGCATTGATAATATCTATTTCATAGAtgactgttttattattgtaggtAGGAAGTTGTAGTGTAGGTAACATTACTTTCTTACTTTAATTGCttaattacctacataaataggtacctatccaatttttattttgacaattgTTATTCTAATTgttattaagttaattttattaattcaaagaaattaaaactatcttACGATACCTGctaagattatttttctttgctaGGTAGGTACGTATAATATTGATAGAAAACAAATGTTGATAAAATAGTGAATCCATGGTGTCACAGAAGTTGATTTTTTAAGTTGCTTgaacttaaatatattgaaaatagaaactaaaactaaaaattattaaatacttaaaaaataatttgttgagTAAATTGGAGTGGGTAGTGTTATAGTTCGACTGTTGTATTCATTAACCCCATACAATAATTACAGTACAATAATTAAGCATAAAATGAGtgtaacattacattttttttaaaataaaataatgcatttaaGTAATACTCataataaattcctttatttcgatattattttcgtgtaatataaattttgggTAATTTTAATCTACTTTGGCAACACTAAAGTTTAGTGACGACACAAATATGTCGATTTTGCGTCATCATATCGTGAACATCTCTCAAACGGGGAGGACGTGGGATGAAAGTGTGCAGTGCTTAACtagaaacattatatatttttcaaatgtttctAATATCGAAATTATAAAGTACAAAGTTATAGGATAGGTAACTATCGATgttgtgtaattaatttgctTTTTCATGTTAGTATGTACGTcatattaggtacttaaattttttttgtttgctttCAGGTTCCTCGTAGAGGCGCCGCCATCATGGCGTCGGACGAACAATTCTCATTATGTTGGAACAATTTCCACGCGAATATGTCAGCAGGCTTTCATGGCCTGCTGTCGCGTGGAGACTTAGTAGATGTAACGTTGGCTGCCGAAGGCAGGTTATTACAGGCACACAAATTAGTTTTATCAGTATGTTCTCCCTATTTTCAAGAAATGTTCAAAATGAACCCAACTCAACATCCTATAGGTATGTATGAACAGGATTCTAATGTGGTTTTTCATGAGTTTGCATATTGTGACTTGTATTTtcatctgtttttttttttgtttcagtatttttaaaagatgtTAGTCATTCTGCGTTAAGAGACTTATTACAGTTTATGTACCAAGGTGAAGTTAATGTTAAGCAAGAAGAATTAGCGTCGTTTATTAGTACAGCGGAACAACTTCAAGTGAAAGGTTTAACCGGTAATCAAAATGAAGACAGTTCCACGCCATCAAAACCAAAGCCGACTTCAAGGCCAGGCCCGAGGTCGTCACAACAAAGGCAATCTGTTATGAAGTTAGAGACTGATTTAGATTCTAAGCCCTCCTCAACTCCAGTAGCAATTAAGCGACCAAATAGGCCATCAATAGCATCAAATAACTCTTCATCTTCACAAAGTGGACCTGCGAAACGGAAATGTGTAGACCCATTAGAAGCCGGGCCATCTGGTTCTGCGAAAGAAGAATTCGTAACGATACCGGATGAGGACGAAAATAACGCTGTAGCACCGAAAATGGAACCTGAATTTGTTAATGAAAGCATGTGGGATGATGACGAAGATGGCGCTAATAATGACGAAACAAATTTCGGCGAAGACGACTCTAATATGGAAATGACTGGTAAATATcactctttatttattaaaaactttatagattaagatttattatggcctaacaaatttatttttctaggtTTTGATGGTTCGGCAACTGGCGATGGTAATATGAGTGGAGGAGGCGATGGTGGAGCTGTAGGCGATGCACAAGGTAGGTTTGCAAATTCATTTTCACGGACgataacgtcaaatttgacgttattGTCTCAATTTAGTGAAtgaccaattttttttaaagttaaaattttacattggtCATTGACAATTAgcattaaaaatgaaatttgtaagttagtttaagtattttagtatgtaggtagtatttaaaagtacctagcattagaaattttaatgttgtatTTCAGTTACAGGTGCTATAAAATGTGAGGTAATGAAAGGTATAAAGGTTcttggtaaaaaaaaaggtttggTGAAATAGTAACTGTATACGGTTTTTACAAATGGTAATATGGTAACTCTCTGGTATGGTTTTATTGTGAGTTAGGTATGAAAGGTAAATGTGTAAAAGCTCTTGGTGCTTTACCTGTATGTGCAATTTCATGTTTTTCAGGTTCTTTTATAGGGATGGTTTCAAGGttttataggtaggtacctactctgCCTAGGTAAGTACATACGTATTGTAACAAAATGTACTATCAACAGCACATCTGTTACCCTGCGTAAACCAATTAAttcgagtttgcaatgaatatggGTAGGttcatgtgctgttgactataaTTTTGTTGGCGAGTTTCTACCTATGGAACTTTGTACCCTGGGGCTAGCTCAAATTGTTATAATGCACTACTTTGGTACTACATTACTCTGTACTAGGCGCATATAGGCGTCACAAAGTGCCTTTCAGTGCCACGTTTGTCAAAGGTGTGCCTTTTGGgtcattttatctatattacaGCAGGCACTTGCATGAGGTTTTACTTAtctggtaggtacctacctactgtgGTATGTACATCTCATGCTATGCTAATTTCCCCTCCATAGCAATTTCTCAGGGCTCTGTTAATTCTTGCTGTCATTAAAGCGGTACTACCCATTAGTACTAATGGGCTCAGGATTAATCGGTCAAATTTTAGAAACAAGACCTCCGGTGAGGCTTGTCTGAACAGATGGGAACAAAGGAAAATTAGGTATCCACCTACCACACCGATTCACACGTCACAACCAAGGCGCGCAAGATCTGTCAGTGGTTTGAACACAGTATATTACAGTATGCATGTAACCAAAAATTCCTGATTTATtaccaaaaaattaaatttagaaaaatgggtgcttttccaatatttttcaagataCCCTTGATAATCTTGATATCAAGATATCTTTGAAAAATTGGAAAACATAGGTAGcaaacattgaaaaatatgacTATTTCTATTACAATCTGGTCCCTCCGGTAGGTACTACCTACTTTTCtataccattattataaagaggcagtttatgattttgtatgtttgaggcgggtaatctccgaaactaccgaaccgatttcaaaaattctttcaccattagaaaggcacATTGTCctagattgctataggcaattttctcaaaattctcacgggagcgtagccccgggcaacatctagtatagtaataaaatatttaccggTAGCTCGTACCGGCCGAGAAGATAGTGACACTGAATTTCCCCCGCCTGCCTACTGGAAGTAGGTACTTGTAAGTAACaagagaaaatgaaaaaatgtaattacattttaacctCCTTGACATAGGCACCATCTTTTTAGGTCTTCGTTTCATGTTCAAACCAATTTAgtatattaggtaggtactacttTATCATTAGTAACTTTCAAATTGTCTCCAGTTACTACTAATGATGAATAGTGATAAAAGATAAAGAGAGATCCTTATTATGCCATTCTTGTCACCACGCACGTCGCATTCCTATCACCCCATTCTACCTTCACTCCTAATAGGTACTGATTTCGGTAGTCTCTTTTCGTCTCGCGCTTTAGTAGGTAGCCCAATATTCCGTTCTGTAAGTCCATCATCCATCCATCACTAACTTTGGGTCACATTCACACGGCGCCGATCACTTCCCTACACTTTTTCCATCCaaagaacaaaaacaaactttcacattttataagtTTCGATATGGATTTATAGGATAACTAAATCTTGGTCTTATGTTATGTATGGAAATGGCGATGGTGGTTTTATATTACCACTCGGTAATAGATGGCGACACTTGTTTCAGAAGTGGTAAGttgtaattttactttgaCAAGACTGGGATATGGTACCGGTTTCATAGGTATAcgtaatttacaaaaaatgtaaatttcatctaaaaatgtattattggaatattttaaaaaataaatttattttaggttaccagctaatatatatagtatatattatacatattagtcaaataatagtaataataactcggaatataaaaatgaacataaaatattgaacataATATTGTAGAGAAAAGGCtgccgcttcttcacctgctttttgaaaattagcAGTAGACTTACGCTTTAGCGGACGCACGACTGCTGCACGACTGCTATAGCAGTcgtaacaattaaacttttttgtctCGTTGAGCGTCCACGAAAGTGACTAAGACATTTTTGATGCCAATAAGAATTGTAGGTATGCCAATAACTTATGTcaccaaatcaaatcatttattcagaaattaggccttcacaggcactttcacgttatattctaaattaaatgatatttaccaaagttacaaactactagcatttaggaacgaccactgctgagaagaaatgccgaaagaaactcattcagtgttggtccctattatgcctgaagggcttaccatttttataatataaatttatgtgtaatttttatcagtaatataacaatgtaagtacacaataaagcacatggtcaaaaggtatactgaaacatattatgattgtcatcaagtgctgatgaaaggaaaaaaaaaggtatatatTAAACCAGAGATTAAGCATTGCCATTCAACGGTGCAATGCTGTCAGCCTTTTGGGCACGCTACCTCAAGGTAACGAATTAAAgggactggcatttttgtaaatgtatataaacaattattttctttttgtaaaattgtttttattagttttattttagttgtataaagtagcttaggttaaaataatgttatgtatgtaaaaaaaaatgtgacgttcgaataaaataaaatagatttataaaatcattgtGGTAATTTATAGattgtaacaatgcagctggatcattatacgaaGATTTGAAGTTGCTTGGAAagttctattaaaaataaaaaatataagaataattgGACAAGACCCAACTCTCTAAGTGTTCTTTTACTGGGTTCAGCGTGGGAAGAGAGGGAAGAGAAGAAGCTGTCCGGCACTTCCTACGTTCTTCCTGATTCAGAAAAATTAGTTCAATATAAATCCacctaatatttaaatatggaaatttTGCCTAAAGATATAGGTACACGTAGAAATATGGGGACGGATGGTTCCATACTGTTACAAGCTACTTCCAATCCTTAtctttacattaaaaaagtaGTCCTGGCGCGTGTC containing:
- the mod(mdg4) gene encoding protein tramtrack, beta isoform isoform X22, which translates into the protein MASDEQFSLCWNNFHANMSAGFHGLLSRGDLVDVTLAAEGRLLQAHKLVLSVCSPYFQEMFKMNPTQHPIVFLKDVSHSALRDLLQFMYQGEVNVKQEELASFISTAEQLQVKGLTGNQNEDSSTPSKPKPTSRPGPRSSQQRQSVMKLETDLDSKPSSTPVAIKRPNRPSIASNNSSSSQSGPAKRKCVDPLEAGPSGSAKEEFVTIPDEDENNAVAPKMEPEFVNESMWDDDEDGANNDETNFGEDDSNMEMTGFDGSATGDGNMSGGGDGGAVGDAQGYTKLISRKGKPLIHYQGYTYCMKKVLLHKIRWACSTHHKKGCNAAVYSAGEDGPIVRIFSSHSHAPVNDGIFNPNNLW
- the mod(mdg4) gene encoding protein tramtrack, beta isoform isoform X3, with translation MASDEQFSLCWNNFHANMSAGFHGLLSRGDLVDVTLAAEGRLLQAHKLVLSVCSPYFQEMFKMNPTQHPIVFLKDVSHSALRDLLQFMYQGEVNVKQEELASFISTAEQLQVKGLTGNQNEDSSTPSKPKPTSRPGPRSSQQRQSVMKLETDLDSKPSSTPVAIKRPNRPSIASNNSSSSQSGPAKRKCVDPLEAGPSGSAKEEFVTIPDEDENNAVAPKMEPEFVNESMWDDDEDGANNDETNFGEDDSNMEMTGFDGSATGDGNMSGGGDGGAVGDAQDVQFIPTEKGKFILVLRGYTYSQVGGRFFYCSSKHMGCKARVRMISGKLVASGEKHNHAPPSHARCGNGAFVQLRPRSHVSSPPNILSALMTSPTAAALAHHAFNLPRLLPKTDLWLRSPNPDTNKEHK
- the mod(mdg4) gene encoding protein tramtrack, beta isoform isoform X10 codes for the protein MASDEQFSLCWNNFHANMSAGFHGLLSRGDLVDVTLAAEGRLLQAHKLVLSVCSPYFQEMFKMNPTQHPIVFLKDVSHSALRDLLQFMYQGEVNVKQEELASFISTAEQLQVKGLTGNQNEDSSTPSKPKPTSRPGPRSSQQRQSVMKLETDLDSKPSSTPVAIKRPNRPSIASNNSSSSQSGPAKRKCVDPLEAGPSGSAKEEFVTIPDEDENNAVAPKMEPEFVNESMWDDDEDGANNDETNFGEDDSNMEMTGFDGSATGDGNMSGGGDGGAVGDAQETFYLPSRAGKSVLIFRSNKFWVNNQYRDKLNWACRDKDTTKCVCRVQTNLEGRFIRVKGFHNHMPNFTRQNFYAPAHAEKIFSELHTTVKIT
- the mod(mdg4) gene encoding protein tramtrack, beta isoform isoform X4; this translates as MASDEQFSLCWNNFHANMSAGFHGLLSRGDLVDVTLAAEGRLLQAHKLVLSVCSPYFQEMFKMNPTQHPIVFLKDVSHSALRDLLQFMYQGEVNVKQEELASFISTAEQLQVKGLTGNQNEDSSTPSKPKPTSRPGPRSSQQRQSVMKLETDLDSKPSSTPVAIKRPNRPSIASNNSSSSQSGPAKRKCVDPLEAGPSGSAKEEFVTIPDEDENNAVAPKMEPEFVNESMWDDDEDGANNDETNFGEDDSNMEMTGFDGSATGDGNMSGGGDGGAVGDAQEKYVRLSVGPGGRPRLWVRGRSFYAAHTMRSGVVRWRCTMGGCGCKAYTQKGTLHKLVGEHNHVGRCGRRSAAKPAKSANPTSSPPTPLLLPRLPRLDFDNFDPNAWVVRY
- the mod(mdg4) gene encoding protein tramtrack, beta isoform isoform X2, which gives rise to MASDEQFSLCWNNFHANMSAGFHGLLSRGDLVDVTLAAEGRLLQAHKLVLSVCSPYFQEMFKMNPTQHPIVFLKDVSHSALRDLLQFMYQGEVNVKQEELASFISTAEQLQVKGLTGNQNEDSSTPSKPKPTSRPGPRSSQQRQSVMKLETDLDSKPSSTPVAIKRPNRPSIASNNSSSSQSGPAKRKCVDPLEAGPSGSAKEEFVTIPDEDENNAVAPKMEPEFVNESMWDDDEDGANNDETNFGEDDSNMEMTGFDGSATGDGNMSGGGDGGAVGDAQARFIRAGKGRLLLHRGYTFRLKNNLAHGRKQWYCSSRLTSRCLADVNTEGPEGHERIVRSRYAHNHAPPNVRRFADGRYVVRTPHQSGHRAPAPMDPHHQLLQLQHALALYAATAHATATANASAAITTTSTGSSAQPSPNLNTSPNHALPPNAQHQVAAMPLLVDTPCKEED
- the mod(mdg4) gene encoding protein tramtrack, beta isoform isoform X41 → MASDEQFSLCWNNFHANMSAGFHGLLSRGDLVDVTLAAEGRLLQAHKLVLSVCSPYFQEMFKMNPTQHPIVFLKDVSHSALRDLLQFMYQGEVNVKQEELASFISTAEQLQVKGLTGNQNEDSSTPSKPKPTSRPGPRSSQQRQSVMKLETDLDSKPSSTPVAIKRPNRPSIASNNSSSSQSGPAKRKCVDPLEAGPSGSAKEEFVTIPDEDENNAVAPKMEPEFVNESMWDDDEDGANNDETNFGEDDSNMEMTGFDGSATGDGNMSGGGDGGAVGDAQVIAESSIKEPYFEFLSSQRGKPILLRGDYTYNEHTKRVRTGSTVYRCTKRNKCNAWLIMSSDYSLVRDDPHTCDLD
- the mod(mdg4) gene encoding protein tramtrack, beta isoform isoform X18; translation: MASDEQFSLCWNNFHANMSAGFHGLLSRGDLVDVTLAAEGRLLQAHKLVLSVCSPYFQEMFKMNPTQHPIVFLKDVSHSALRDLLQFMYQGEVNVKQEELASFISTAEQLQVKGLTGNQNEDSSTPSKPKPTSRPGPRSSQQRQSVMKLETDLDSKPSSTPVAIKRPNRPSIASNNSSSSQSGPAKRKCVDPLEAGPSGSAKEEFVTIPDEDENNAVAPKMEPEFVNESMWDDDEDGANNDETNFGEDDSNMEMTGFDGSATGDGNMSGGGDGGAVGDAQVILLAKSRYSGKHLVMYNDYTYYCKKQCKKTKYFHWYCSTHNCRGCNAKLKLDENFALIGLDNTHTHPPAKYFIHEGQYIKM
- the mod(mdg4) gene encoding protein tramtrack, beta isoform isoform X6 — its product is MASDEQFSLCWNNFHANMSAGFHGLLSRGDLVDVTLAAEGRLLQAHKLVLSVCSPYFQEMFKMNPTQHPIVFLKDVSHSALRDLLQFMYQGEVNVKQEELASFISTAEQLQVKGLTGNQNEDSSTPSKPKPTSRPGPRSSQQRQSVMKLETDLDSKPSSTPVAIKRPNRPSIASNNSSSSQSGPAKRKCVDPLEAGPSGSAKEEFVTIPDEDENNAVAPKMEPEFVNESMWDDDEDGANNDETNFGEDDSNMEMTGFDGSATGDGNMSGGGDGGAVGDAQVTGVQSPSGNTSEHPPTLGLPFPFPCFPGQFRYCLSKRGKPAIEVGAHRFCFNGRAASGKVWWRCSRNPRCRAAVHTFGLRVVQMNSAHTCGVRATPLRPMF
- the mod(mdg4) gene encoding protein tramtrack, beta isoform isoform X8, whose amino-acid sequence is MASDEQFSLCWNNFHANMSAGFHGLLSRGDLVDVTLAAEGRLLQAHKLVLSVCSPYFQEMFKMNPTQHPIVFLKDVSHSALRDLLQFMYQGEVNVKQEELASFISTAEQLQVKGLTGNQNEDSSTPSKPKPTSRPGPRSSQQRQSVMKLETDLDSKPSSTPVAIKRPNRPSIASNNSSSSQSGPAKRKCVDPLEAGPSGSAKEEFVTIPDEDENNAVAPKMEPEFVNESMWDDDEDGANNDETNFGEDDSNMEMTGFDGSATGDGNMSGGGDGGAVGDAQVVGSVTANVKGELHFIQTKSGHLQLIYEPYIFVTDSVRSGRTFWRCMEYGKRCRARITSKNNVLRITNPVHNHVENHMQKISRKYEQGEVVTCPSV
- the mod(mdg4) gene encoding protein tramtrack, beta isoform isoform X38 yields the protein MASDEQFSLCWNNFHANMSAGFHGLLSRGDLVDVTLAAEGRLLQAHKLVLSVCSPYFQEMFKMNPTQHPIVFLKDVSHSALRDLLQFMYQGEVNVKQEELASFISTAEQLQVKGLTGNQNEDSSTPSKPKPTSRPGPRSSQQRQSVMKLETDLDSKPSSTPVAIKRPNRPSIASNNSSSSQSGPAKRKCVDPLEAGPSGSAKEEFVTIPDEDENNAVAPKMEPEFVNESMWDDDEDGANNDETNFGEDDSNMEMTGFDGSATGDGNMSGGGDGGAVGDAQVTRVVNAKGKDIAVVNSYSFYKTRVCKDSEHWCCTAGAPCKARFILDRHRCMRNSNLEHNHPAKQFVIKGGVFYRV